A stretch of DNA from Myotis daubentonii chromosome 12, mMyoDau2.1, whole genome shotgun sequence:
AGTTGATATGATATTTTGAGAGCCATTTGATTATGtctaccaaattttaaaaatacataaacctGTTGACCCAAATATCCTATCACTagtaatttattttacaaatatactttaaaaagtaaactgaTAAATACTTTACACAAGCATGTATGCTGCAGGATTGTTAGAAATAGCAGTGAActagaaacaactgaaataagaAACTAAAGacaaattaatacaaaaatttttatgtatctatttttaaaattgagaaatcTGTACATGATGATATGGTACATGATGTACCTTTAAGATATATTAAATAGAGAAAGGCAAGGTACAGAACAGTATGTATTGTGGAATTTAATCTGTGTAAATATACACGTGGAAATGTAAACATATATTAGAAGGGTGTTCACTAAACTCATGATAGTGGTTGCCTATGGAAGTGACAGTGGGGAACGGAACTTAGGTTTGCTGATgtaagagaattttatttttatttttttaaaaaagattcaaagTTAATATCTAATATTGATAGTTGTTGCCTATGTTGTTGCTAGAACTCTAGGGTTTGTTATAGTGTAATTTGAATTGTCTACATTTTTAGTTTTCCTGATGGTAAAtaaatttctcaaaaatatttaaaaccaataaaaaggCATTGGTGAAAATCAGTATATAATCTTACaaagtaagagaaaaacaaaaatgaaacaaaatatagaaacaacTTTTTGCTTAGACTTGGAGAACATTTTGGAAATTAGCATAAGGCTTACATCTATATTTAGTATGATCCTCATTTTGAAAACCACAAAATTAAGAAATTGAAAATGTAACTTAACTGAGAAAGTAGGTGTGCCTTTTTGTCTCAAAGTTTCCATCAGTATCCAAacaatctctttttttctttcacttttcaaTCCTTGAGAATGAGGAAAGTTTACAAATGTATTGACCAAAAAACTGAAACCCTACTGTCATTAGTAGGTTAAGTTATTTTGGCATACTCACTTTATTGTCAGATATTGAATTGATCAGtactctttaatttttcttcagagaATTGAAGAATGATCTTTTCATTTCCCTCAAATCACTTTATCACCGTACCAAGCTACATGtcctgtgcttttatttttttaactagaggcctagtgtacaaaatttgtgcactgggagggaggggtccctcagcctggcctgcacccgctcatagtctgggagcccttgggggatgtccagctgctggcttaggcccacttcccgcgGTCCTAAGCtggccctcttgcagtccgggaccccttgctccatAACGCCCGTCTGCGcactgctccttaccgcttgggttgctgctccttagtgctgccatggaggcaggagaggctcccaccatcgccgctgcgctcaccagccgtgagcctggcttctggctgagcagctcttCCCCTGTGGGGgcgcattgaccatcagggggcagctcctgcgttaagcgtctgccccctggtggtcagtgtgcatcatagcaaccagttgttctggtccttccaccataacggtcgcttaggcttttattatatagatgaaatattaaaattattaggtTAAAATTATCCTATTTTAATAGTACTTGTATTTGCCTGTTATGAAATGTCTActgttaatatgttttatttgtaaTTGTTTCTAGGATCTGAAGAAGATGATGAAGTTGTGGCAATGATTAAAGAACTATTAGATACAAGAATACGGTATGTGCTTATCTTTCTACTTGAGATCATATATACTGCAGAGCCAATTTTCATTATAGCAATTTACGTTTGGTTGTCTGTGAGATTATATTAGAGTTTTAAAAGAAGTATAAGTTAATGTAAACCACAGAAGGTTACCATGATAGTTGTCTATATTCACTCCAAATTTTAAAACTATCTAAACATAATCAGTAAAGTACTTTATCTTTCACAGTTACCATTTAGGTTTGATGTTATAATACcaaatttctgagaaaaaaaattagtttaatAGTGTTTGGGAAGATTGTGAGGAGAGGATTACTTGTATTTTAGGCTATTAtccataaagaataaaattaaataagtagAGAACTTCCTGCTCTGATTTTTTGCTTGTAGCAGGCCAATGGCCCTGGTGTTAAGTCCCAGAAAAGCTAGGTaagatacaatttaaaaaaaaattgtgtgtgaAGACATTAAATAGCTAACAAAGCAAACAAGATCTGGTAGGGAAGAAAGCACATCGAGGCTCCCTCTGGGCATTTGCTGATTCTTGGTGTGAGGCTAGAGAAACTGGCTTGGGGCAGCTGCTAAGAATCAGAAAACCATATAGCTTTTAGCAAATTTGTTGAAATGGAAGACAACAATTAAAATTCTGGGTCAATAAAGCTTTGACTTAAAGGGCCAAGATCCTAGAGAGAAGTCCAGAAAAAGTAAGCCTAACACTCAGAGGTTCTCTCCACATGGCACGTGCTTATTCTTAGCTGTGTAAGAGAAGAGACCAAGAGGTCAAACCAAAAGCAGCTGGAACACTAAACAGAGTTTTGACAGTTGTACGGTTCTGGGAGTAACAAAAATTGGAGTTTAGGACCAGTCAAGGAGGGTTGGGGCCTCAAGAAACATCCAGACTCTTAGTTGGGTTCCCTATAGGACTATACTGTTGAAATGGGGGCAAACCAGAGGTAGACCATGGTCAAGaaagaaatcacaaaggaaatttaaaatagaattcgTATCTGCCTCACTTTTGAGttttttcaaaaatagtttttttGACAGGATACAAGAAAAATCATGGAAAAAAACATTAATTAGACTACAGTAGAATTATGACTCTCTTCATCAAAAGATGCCATTTACAGTGAAAAGCAAAGCACAGAGTAGAAGGTATTTAtaatacatactagaggcctggtgcacaaaaatttgtgcactcgggggggagagcaggtccctcagcccggcctgtgccctctcgcattctgggacccctcgggagataacgacctgctggcttaggcctgctcccgggcggcagagggcaggcccaatccctaggtgcagcccctggtcggccTCAGAgtagggccaactggggagttggggcgccgccccctgtcatgcacagagcagggcggatcgggggggttgcaatgccaccctcagtcacgctcagggtagggccgattggggggttggggtaccgccccctgtcacactcaaggcagggtcgatggggaggttgcggcgccaccccctgtcatgcacagagcagggcccatcggggttggggagctcccccctgtcatgcacagagcagggcggatcagggggttggggcgccgccactctcacactcagagcagggccgatggggaggttatggctgtacCCTGTCATACACGGAGCAAggcccattggggggggggggttggggcgccgcaccctgtcacacacagagcaaggccgatcaggaggttggggagctcccccctatcaggcacagagcagggctgatcagggggttggggcgccttcccctgtcacgaacagagcagggcggatagggaggttgtggcgctgccccctgtcacacacagagctgcagggtgatcagggcgtttgggcgctgcccctgtcacgctgatcccagtgctgggaggcatattacccttttactatataggatagaggcctggtgcacaggtgggggcctgctggtttgccctgaagggtgtcctggatcagggtaggggtccccactggggtgcctggccagcctgggtgaggggatgatgcctgtttgcagctggtcacacacccttcagggtgggggtccccactggggtgcctggccagtctgggtgaggggctgagggctgttttcaggctggcgggtgactaaagctcccaactgctcctttttttcttttttttcttttttattctgggccagctttagctctggctccaggtctgaggcctctgctgctgaaagcaggtatctggtttgtttgggttctatactcgaaactctgtatcaactccagctctgagatcccggcaggctgaaagcaggtttctggggttttgtttaacttctatatttataacaatgtttcaaactgcaagctcagaggccggggaacgttggtttcctccttcactaaagcaagcaagcctcatgttagtttcaagctgcctggctgttggccaccatcttggctggcagttaatttgcatatcaccctgattagccaatgggaagggtaacgatgtacgctaattaccatgtttctcttttattagataggatatgacaGACTATATTATAAAACTCTTACAATTtgttaagaaaacaaatattcagAGACTGAAGCAGTCTCTTCATGAAAGCACTGGAGCAGCTACTCAAAAACTATAGTAGCCGAATGGCCAGTAGACACAAGAAAGTGCTCAACCTCATTAGTCATTGTGAATATTctaattaaagccacaatgaacTATCACTGCACATCCACTAGAATGGTTAAGATAATTAAGATTGACAACACCAATTGCTATTGAGGATgtagagcaacaggaactctcttATACCATTGGTGGGAATATAAGTTTATATAACTCTGGAAAACTATTTAGCATTTTCTGCTAAATCTGAACATATGCATATccttttcacccaaggatatgtttatttatttgagaaaattaattGAATTGATTGTACATGATTTCtacaatttttttattaatgttataTTTCAATGAAAAGTTTACCTGAAAAAGAAAGCTAGCATGTGTCAAATTCTCTGTATTCACCCAAAAGAAATTGAGTATATCTTAGGTAATTACTATAATTATTAggaaatttgaaattttaaatgctgaaaaaaaattaataagcaaGACTAAATACAAAAAGTAGagcatatatttatatgaaagtgacaaaattaaaattataaatgagacTAGCCTCATTTCTCTATTGTAAAAGTAACTCTGACTTTGTAAATATACCAATACAAAATCTAAGCTCTTagttatattaaatttttttgatgAAAATTTCTATTCTcttaaatatcacaaatatactGTGACCACAGGCCAACTGTGCAGGAAGATGGAGGAGATGTAATATATAAGGGCTTTGAAGATGGTATCGTACAGCTGAAACTCCAAGGTTCTTGTACCAGCTGCCCTAGTTCAATCATTACTCTGAAAAATGGAATTCAGAACATGCTGCAGTTTTATATTCCAGAAGTAGAAGGCGTAGAACAGGTATGCCAATATTATGCGatggttttaatattaaaatatcaaatagatttaaaataaacatttgagaagaaaagaaattcatGACCTGACATTTTCTTTAAGGGCTGGATCTTAGTGTTATAATCTTTATCAGACTTTATGACTCTTTAATTTAGAATTAACTTTAGTGTTatgaatacctactgtgtgccaggcatttttacaaatattacttcatttaatctCCTAATAGTACGGTATAttaatagatttaaaaacaaacaaacattttgtTCAATTTTCTGCCAtgtgccttttcctttttttggccATATCCCTTTTAGAAATTACATTAGTTGACACTGTGGACAAAGGAACATTTTTGTTTACTTGTCCAGGGTGGGGTGATGAATTGGCTGTCAGATTGTAAACTTGAATTGGCATTTAATTGTAGTAGGTGtggtgaagagaaaaaaaattcttcagtTTATATAACTCTCTTCCTTACCAAAGGAGTTGTTCTTTATTATTTGAGTAATATATTAACTCATGAAaagacattaattttatttttttcttcaagtatTCATTAGTTTTATTAACTTACTAGAAATGAAAGTCTTAACATTTTTCTAAGgttataaatgaatttttatctGAGTAAGATAAAATAGTTGCCAATATATTTTGTTTActtactttttttgggggggattcatatttctttaaaaatttttttgattgatttttagagagggagaggaaggaagagatagagaaaaacatcaatttattgttccacatatttttttaatatatattttttattgatttcagagaggaagggagagcgatagaaacatcaatgatgagagagaatcattgattggctgcctcttgcaagccccccactgcggggaatcgagcctgcaacccaggcatgtgcccttagccagaatccaacctgggaccctttagtccgcaggctgatgctttatccactgagccaaaccagcgaaaGCTTCcgcttatttatgtattcattggttgattcttgcatgtgccctgatgggggatcgaactggaaaccttggcatatctgggCGACACTAACCAATtaagctacccggccagggctcagaaTTCATTTTTCTAATGTATATTTTTACAGTTTGGTATAGAACCccagaatatatttaaataaataagatgcTGTTTTGTTAGGGAGGGGGGTAATCAATTACATTAGTCTTATGACTAGGAAATACCAATTAATCTTTATGGTCTTCTCTGACCAGCTGAGACTCTGCTATTGCCTCTTTTGGGACAAGGAGACCAGAGCTTTTAACTAATTTGCTAATATTCAGTTTGCTTCTATGTTGTTAGGATACCAGGTTACTATGCACACCTTGTGCTTTGGGGCTGttgatagatttatttttattgacttgcaTTATTATAGAATAGACTATTTCAGGTAAGAAAGTAatgttaaaaacaataaaatagcaatttctaattattttcttaaattctctttcttttttttggttctAGGTTATGGAAGATgaatcaaatgaaaaagaaacaaattcaccttaaaatattttgagtttttttggGGCCCAGCAATCGGACTTATTGATACTGTATaccttgcttttattattaactgCTAAGGAACTGTAGATTAATAAAATATGCCCTTTCTTCAGAGAATGATATATAAATAGTGCATGTTTACTTGACCTCATATGAGTTATTTATAATATCCTGAATCATTTTCTGTGCACATGAATTTTATTCagggatattttatttttgttagtcaTTTTTCATGGTTAATTCTTTGCGTAATGTTTGAAGcagtttaaaatacattttacctcatctcatttatttatttttaaaatacagaagtgAATAGGgagaatatactttaaaaaatattctaaatggcTTAGCTTTTGTGAGATGTTTGAaactatttttaatgaattttttatcTTGTTAAAAAAACCCCAACTAAACAATTTTGGTTTAAAAATGATATcaggctgccctggctggtgt
This window harbors:
- the NFU1 gene encoding NFU1 iron-sulfur cluster scaffold homolog, mitochondrial isoform X3; protein product: MDFFASGLPLVTEETSSGEAGSEEDDEVVAMIKELLDTRIRPTVQEDGGDVIYKGFEDGIVQLKLQGSCTSCPSSIITLKNGIQNMLQFYIPEVEGVEQVMEDESNEKETNSP